A stretch of DNA from Vidua chalybeata isolate OUT-0048 chromosome 3, bVidCha1 merged haplotype, whole genome shotgun sequence:
TTTCAATAATTCATGAGTCAGCTCCTCCTGGCTTTCCTATTTCCCAGTCAATTTTAAGGGAGGAAGGTTGTTTTGGTTCTGCAAGTTTTGGATACAGAAAGGTATGTAACACCTGTTACTGCTTTTCTTACAAGGAATTGTAAaaactttcttctctttccagtttctgtgatgcctttttctcctgcagcttctttccttctctctgtccTGCCACTCCTGGAAGCTTCAGGTTACCCAGCCTCCGAGTTCTGCAAAATGAGCTGTGGACTTCTCTGTTCTCCCTCTGAATTTTGTTGTTTGCTGCcagtttctctttcctcttatatgctgctgttaaaaaaaaaaatcctggcttAGCAGTCCTCCTCTTAGAGTCTCCACACTGTGGCAGAGCACTCCCACATATCCTAAAATGAACTGCATGTCCTCATCCCCAGGACCATCGGTGCCTCTCCCTTCTGTGTGCTCTTACCCTTAGCACATGGAAAGGTTTGACCCACAATGCCAGAGTAGGTGCTTGTCAGTCCTGTGATGAGCTTCAGCTTTACAGAAAGATATTTCagttagcagcagcagcaaaaaagagaaaaaaaaaaataaggaaaaaggcCATGGAGGTAGAACTGCTAAGTGGAATTagtattatttaaaatcttGTAACTGAAAAGCAGTTCCAAGCTGTCAAATGTGTTTGATATTCTCTCGGAGGACGCTCAAGTCGGTCAATTAAGATTTGGAGGATTTTAACACTCTGCTTGGAAGAAGCGGGGGAAAAATCCATGGTTGGGAAACCTTGGAAGGATTTAAGTCCGTTAGAAACCTGGCGACTCTCGCGCCCTGCTCAGGAGCTGTGCTCGCAATGAACTATCAGAAGGAGCTGACAAAGGTTACCTGTGTCTGCACTGCAAGAGCAGGCTGCGTTTTCAGGCCTCTGGGCAGAGAGCCCCAAGGGTAGGAGAGGGTTTGGGATGCCGGGCTTTGGGATTCCCTCTGCTGCGCAGGCACGCTCGGGCTCTGCAGcctgcctcctgctgccagtggcACCGATGATTGCAGTGCCCTGCGCGCTGGAGCCACCgggccctgccctgggagcccaAGTGCGATCCTGGAGTGGTCCTGGAGTGGTCCTGGAGTGATCCTGGAGTGATCCTGGAGTGATCCTGGAGCGATCCTGCAGCGATCCTGGAGTGATCCTGGAGTGATCCTGGAGTGATCCTGGAGCGATCCTGGAGCGATCCTGCAGCGATCCTGGACTGATCCTGGAGCGATCCTGGAGCGATCCTGCAGCGATCCTGGAGCGATCCTGGAGCGATCCTGGAGTGATCCTGGAGCGATCCTGGAGTGATCCTGGAGTGATCCTGCAGCGATCCTGGAGCGATCCTGGAGTGATCCTGGAGCGATCCTGCAGGGATCCTGGAGCGATCCTGCAGGGATCCTGGACTGATCCTGGAGTGATCCTGCAGCGATCCTGGAGTGATCCTGGAGCGGTCCTGGAGCGATCCTGCAGGGATCCTGGAGCGATCCTGGAGCGATCCTGCAGCGATCCTGGACTGATCCTGGAGTGATCCTGGACTGATCCTGGAGCGATCCTGGAGCGATC
This window harbors:
- the LOC128786424 gene encoding microtubule-associated protein 6-like; protein product: MKFKCYDDFFTLHIAHFQRHEWDNEGIAAGSLQDRCRIAAGSLQDHSRTAAGSLQDHCRISPGSLQDQSRIAPGSLQDHSRIPAGSLQDRSRITPGSLQDRSRITPGSLRDRSRIAPGSLQDRSRIAPGSLQDRCRITAGSLQDRCRISPGSLQDRSRIPAGSLQDRSRITPGSLRDRSRIAAGSLQDRSRIAPGSVQDRCRIAPGSLQDRSRISPGSLQDRSRISPGSLQDQSRITAGSLQDRSRITPGSVQDHCRIAPGSLQDQSRITPGSVQDRCRIAPGSLQDPCRIAPGPLQDHSRIAAGSLQDQSRIPAGSLQDPCRIAPGSLQDRSRIAAGSLQDHSRIAPGSLQDRSRIAPGSLQDRSRIAPGSVQDRCRIAPGSLQDHSRITPGSLQDRCRIAPGSLQDHSRITPGPLQDHSRIALGLPGQGPVAPARRALQSSVPLAAGGRLQSPSVPAQQRESQSPASQTLSYPWGSLPRGLKTQPALAVQTQLKLITGLTSTYSGIVGQTFPCAKAAYKRKEKLAANNKIQRENREVHSSFCRTRRLGNLKLPGVAGQREGKKLQEKKASQKLEREESFYNSL